One Solanum pennellii chromosome 10, SPENNV200 genomic region harbors:
- the LOC107002301 gene encoding mannan endo-1,4-beta-mannosidase 6 isoform X1, whose product MVTHNQSFSSKFLILAASFVLVLFIKNANCAPFDEAGNEGEMEDGAAWTMVQKSGNQFVLNGQPFYVNGFNTYWLMVFAADQSTRGKVTEVFQQASAVGLSVCRTWAFNDGQWRALQKTPGVYDEDVFKALDFVVSEAKKFKIRMILSLVNNWEAYGGKSQYVKWGKAAGLNLTSDDDFFSHPTLKSYYKAHVKAVLNRVNNFTNITYKDDPTIFGWELMNEPRCESDPSGDKLHAWIEEMAVYVKTIDPKHLVQIGLEGFYGPSTPNKAQINPNSYAQQVGTDFIRNHQVLGVDFASVHIYPDSWISQEISDAHIGFTKTWMQAHIDDAENYLNMPVVFSEFGVSAKDPGYNSSFRDTLISTVYTVLLNSTKKGGAGGGSLLWQVFPEGTDYMDDGYAIVLSKALSTSNIVSLHSKRLNTYNSHCSWKCHWGCKKKHVLDNFQLHEEL is encoded by the exons CCTTATTCTGGCTGCTAGTTTTGTACTTGTTTTGTTCATAAAGAACGCAAATTGTGCTCCGTTTGATGAAGCTGGGAATGA GGGAGAGATGGAAGATGGAGCAGCGTGGACGATGGTGCAGAAGAGCGGGAACCAATTTGTGTTGAATGGCCAACCTTTCTATGTGAATGGATTCAACACTTACTGGTTGATGGTATTTGCTGCTGATCAGTCCACAAGGGGAAAAGTTACTGAGGTTTTCCAGCAGGCATCTGCTGTCGGTCTATCAGTATGCCGAACTTGGGCTTTCAATGATGGCCAATGGCGTGCTCTTCAGAAAACTCCTGGTGTTTATGACGAAGACGTTTTCAAG GCTCTGGATTTTGTGGTGAGTGAGGCCAAGAAATTCAAGATTAGGATGATACTGTCACTAGTCAACAACTGGGAAGCATACGGTGGAAAATCGCAGTATGTAAAATGGGGTAAAGCTGCTGGCCTGAATTTGACATCTGACGATGACTTCTTCTCTCATCCCACACTCAAAAGCTACTACAAGGCTCATGTGAAG GCTGTGCTCAATAGAGTTAATAACTTTACCAACATTACATACAAGGATGACCCTACTATTTTTGGTTGGGAACTGATGAATGAGCCGCGATGTGAATCGGATCCTTCTGGGGATAAACTGCAT GCTTGGATAGAAGAAATGGCTGTTTATGTGAAGACCATAGATCCGAAGCATTTGGTGCAGATTGGACTGGAAGGTTTCTATGGTCCCTCGACTCCAAATAAAGCTCAGATCAACCCAAACTCCTATGCTCAACAAGTCGGAACTGACTTCATTAGAAATCATCAGGTTCTTGGAGTTGATTTCGCCTCAGTTCACATATATCCCGACTCTTG GATTTCACAAGAGATTTCTGATGCTCATATTGGATTCACCAAGACATGGATGCAAGCACACATTGATGACGCAGAGAACTATCTCAACATGCCAGTGGTATTCTCAGAGTTCGGTGTTTCTGCAAAAGACCCTGGCTATAATTCTTCTTTCAGAGACACACTAATCAGTACAGTTTACACGGTCCTCTTGAATTCTACTAAGAAAGGAGGGGCTGGAGGTGGAAGTCTTTTGTGGCAAGTGTTTCCAGAAGGAACAGATTACATGGATGATGGTTATGCAATAGTACTTTCAAAGGCACTTTCAACTTCGAACATCGTATCTCTTCATTCTAAGAGGCTAAATACATACAATTCCCACTGCTCTTGGAAATGCCACTGGGGTTGCAAGAAGAAACATGTCCTTGACAACTTCCAGTTACATGAAGAGCTTTAA
- the LOC107002301 gene encoding mannan endo-1,4-beta-mannosidase 6 isoform X2 has protein sequence MSGDRNGPSKFVTTNCWWCDGLLLFCKKLLHVIFCKILRGEMEDGAAWTMVQKSGNQFVLNGQPFYVNGFNTYWLMVFAADQSTRGKVTEVFQQASAVGLSVCRTWAFNDGQWRALQKTPGVYDEDVFKALDFVVSEAKKFKIRMILSLVNNWEAYGGKSQYVKWGKAAGLNLTSDDDFFSHPTLKSYYKAHVKAVLNRVNNFTNITYKDDPTIFGWELMNEPRCESDPSGDKLHAWIEEMAVYVKTIDPKHLVQIGLEGFYGPSTPNKAQINPNSYAQQVGTDFIRNHQVLGVDFASVHIYPDSWISQEISDAHIGFTKTWMQAHIDDAENYLNMPVVFSEFGVSAKDPGYNSSFRDTLISTVYTVLLNSTKKGGAGGGSLLWQVFPEGTDYMDDGYAIVLSKALSTSNIVSLHSKRLNTYNSHCSWKCHWGCKKKHVLDNFQLHEEL, from the exons GGGAGAGATGGAAGATGGAGCAGCGTGGACGATGGTGCAGAAGAGCGGGAACCAATTTGTGTTGAATGGCCAACCTTTCTATGTGAATGGATTCAACACTTACTGGTTGATGGTATTTGCTGCTGATCAGTCCACAAGGGGAAAAGTTACTGAGGTTTTCCAGCAGGCATCTGCTGTCGGTCTATCAGTATGCCGAACTTGGGCTTTCAATGATGGCCAATGGCGTGCTCTTCAGAAAACTCCTGGTGTTTATGACGAAGACGTTTTCAAG GCTCTGGATTTTGTGGTGAGTGAGGCCAAGAAATTCAAGATTAGGATGATACTGTCACTAGTCAACAACTGGGAAGCATACGGTGGAAAATCGCAGTATGTAAAATGGGGTAAAGCTGCTGGCCTGAATTTGACATCTGACGATGACTTCTTCTCTCATCCCACACTCAAAAGCTACTACAAGGCTCATGTGAAG GCTGTGCTCAATAGAGTTAATAACTTTACCAACATTACATACAAGGATGACCCTACTATTTTTGGTTGGGAACTGATGAATGAGCCGCGATGTGAATCGGATCCTTCTGGGGATAAACTGCAT GCTTGGATAGAAGAAATGGCTGTTTATGTGAAGACCATAGATCCGAAGCATTTGGTGCAGATTGGACTGGAAGGTTTCTATGGTCCCTCGACTCCAAATAAAGCTCAGATCAACCCAAACTCCTATGCTCAACAAGTCGGAACTGACTTCATTAGAAATCATCAGGTTCTTGGAGTTGATTTCGCCTCAGTTCACATATATCCCGACTCTTG GATTTCACAAGAGATTTCTGATGCTCATATTGGATTCACCAAGACATGGATGCAAGCACACATTGATGACGCAGAGAACTATCTCAACATGCCAGTGGTATTCTCAGAGTTCGGTGTTTCTGCAAAAGACCCTGGCTATAATTCTTCTTTCAGAGACACACTAATCAGTACAGTTTACACGGTCCTCTTGAATTCTACTAAGAAAGGAGGGGCTGGAGGTGGAAGTCTTTTGTGGCAAGTGTTTCCAGAAGGAACAGATTACATGGATGATGGTTATGCAATAGTACTTTCAAAGGCACTTTCAACTTCGAACATCGTATCTCTTCATTCTAAGAGGCTAAATACATACAATTCCCACTGCTCTTGGAAATGCCACTGGGGTTGCAAGAAGAAACATGTCCTTGACAACTTCCAGTTACATGAAGAGCTTTAA
- the LOC107002300 gene encoding serine/threonine-protein kinase AtPK2/AtPK19-like, with translation MVSSQLFAPTKTNLQKSFHRQLLLPLSAPGVVPSEQVELDFSDVFGPPPCLASNESSNGMSEGVVFPADMSELIYDDPEIVHSRSHSLVGPSSYKSQVLKLGRLTIHEAEDSLELIENVIEQTIKEDQELSANDSVKGGTVCLEDFEVMKVVGQGAFGKVFQVKKKGTSDIYAMKVMRKDKIMEKNHAEYMKAERDILTKIDHPFVVQLRYSFQTKYRLYLVLDFVNGGHLFFQLYKQGLFREDLGRIYAAEIISAVSHLHANGIMHRDLKPENILVDVDGHAMLTDFGLAKEFKEDTRSNSMCGTVEYMSPEIVLGKGHDKAADWWSVGILLFEMLTGKPPFTGNRQKIQQRIVKDKLKMPAFLSSEAHSLLKGLLQKDPTKRLGSGLKGSDEIRDHKWFKPINWKKLEAREMRPSFRPEIAGTHCIANFDKCWTDMSLVDSPISSPKDNSDPFQGYTYVKPAASFLLRSSPLC, from the exons ATGGTTTCTTCTCAGCTCTTTGCTCCGACAAAAACAAACTTGCAAAAATCTTTCCACCGGCAATTGCTTTTACCATTGAGTGCCCCCGGTGTGGTTCCTTCCGAGCAGGTTGAACTTGATTTCTCTGATGTGTTTGGTCCTCCTCCTTGTCTGGCCTCAAATGAATCAAGTAATGGAATGTCTGAGGGTGTGGTGTTTCCAGCAGATATGAGTGAGCTTATCTATGATGATCCGGAGATCGTACACAGTAGATCACATTCTTTGGTTGGTCCTTCTTCATATAAAAGTCAGGTACTGAAACTTGGGAGGCTCACCATTCATGAAGCAGAAGATTCACTGGAACTGATAGAGAATGTTATCGAACAGACAATTAAGGAAGACCAGGAGCTATCTGCCAACGACTCAGTAAAAGGTGGGACTGTCTGCCTTGAAGATTTTGAAGTCATGAAAGTTGTTGGTCAGGGTGCATTTGGGAAAGTATTTCAGGTTAAAAAGAAGGGTACATCAGATATTTATGCAATGAAGGTGATGAGGAAGGATAAGATTATGGAGAAGAACCACGCTGAATATATGAAAGCAGAAAGAGATATCTTGACAAAGATAGATCACCCATTTGTTGTCCAGCTTAGGTACTCATTTCAG ACTAAGTATAGACTTTACCTTGTGCTCGACTTCGTTAATGGTGGCCATCTCTTCTTTCAGCTCTATAAGCAAGGCCTTTTCAG AGAGGACCTGGGACGAATTTATGCTGCTGAAATTATATCAGCAGTGTCTCACCTTCATGCAAATGGAATAATGCACAGGGATCTCAAACCGGAAAACATTCTAGTGGATGTGGATGGCCAT GCCATGTTGACTGATTTTGGACTTGCCAAGGAATTCAAGGAGGACACAAGATCGAATTCCATGTGTGGAACAGTAGAGTACATGTCACCGGAGATTGTTCTTGGGAAGGGCCATGATAAGGCTGCAGATTGGTGGAGTGTAGGAATTTTGTTGTTTGAGATGCTCACGGGGAAG CCTCCTTTCACTGGAAATAGGCAAAAGATTCAGCAGAGGATAGTTAAGGATAAACTCAAGATGCCAGCCTTTTTGTCCAGTGAAGCACATTCCCTTCTTAAAGGG CTGCTGCAAAAGGACCCAACTAAAAGGCTTGGCAGTGGGCTGAAGGGAAGTGATGAAATCAGGGACCATAAATGGTTCAAGCCAATCAACTGGAAGAAGTTGGAGGCAAGAGAGATGCGGCCAAGTTTCCGTCCTGAAATTGCTGGAACACACTGCATTGCAAATTTCGACAAGTGCTGGACAGATATGTCACTGGTTGATTCTCCAATTTCGAGTCCAAAGGATAATTCGGACCCTTTTCAGGGTTATACTTACGTTAAGCCTGCTGCTTCCTTTCTCCTGAGAAGCAGTCCCTTGTGCTAG